In Phocoena sinus isolate mPhoSin1 chromosome X, mPhoSin1.pri, whole genome shotgun sequence, a genomic segment contains:
- the AMELX gene encoding amelogenin, X isoform, whose translation MGTWILFACLLGAVFSMPLPAHPGHTGYVNFSYENTYFQVVRIDGTASVLTPLKWYQNVIRHPYPSYGYEPMGGWLRHQIIPVVSQQAALQPHHHFPMVPAQQPVVPQQTMMPVPGQHSMTPSQPHQPHLPVPAQQPVQPQPHPPLLPQPPLPPMFPVQPLPPMLPDLPLEAWPATDKTKREEVVSTP comes from the exons ATGGGGACCTGGATTTTGTTTGCCTGCCTCCTGGGAGCAGTCTTCTCTATGCCC CTACCAGCTCATCCTGGGCACACTGGTTATGTCAACTTCAGCTATGag AATA CATATTTTCAGGTTGTCCGTATCGACGGGACTGCATCA GTGCTTACCCCTCTGAAGTGGTACCAGAACGTAATAAGACACCCA TACCCGTCCTACGGTTACGAACCCATGGGTGGCTGGCTGCGCCACCAAATCATTCCCGTGGTATCCCAGCAGGCTGCCCTGCAGCCTCATCACCACTTCCCCATGGTGCCAGCCCAGCAGCCCGTGGTCCCCCAGCAAACCATGATGCCAGTTCCTGGCCAGCACTCCATGACTCCAAGCCAGCCCCACCAGCCACACCTCCCTGTGCCCGCCCAGCAGCCCGTCCAGCCACAGCCTCACCCGCCCCTGCTGCCCCAGCCGCCTCTGCCTCCGATGTTCCCCgtgcagcccctgccccccatGCTTCCTGACCTGCCTCTGGAGGCTTGGCCCGCAACAGACAAGACCAAGCGGGAGGAAGTGGTGAGTACACCCTGA